Sequence from the Thermocoleostomius sinensis A174 genome:
AAATATCAGGAAAGACTTGAATTCCCTGCGCTTCTAAGATCGCGTCGGCTCCTGATGTGATAGGGCCATTGGCCACTTCAAAAATATAACGGGCGCGAATATTACCCGCATTGGTTTCAGTAATCTGATTTTCCAGGGCGGCAGGAATCAAAATATCCACATCGAGTTCTAGCAATTCTGCATTGGTCAGTACTTCATGATCCACTAAACTGCACACACTGCCTTCGCAATATACCGCTTGCACTCCGCGAATCGATTCCTTAATTTTGCGAATACTGGGAATATCTAACCCTTGTTGGGCATAAACCGCGCCCTGGGAATCGCTAACTGCAACCACTTTATATCCTGCACGAAATAAAAGCTCGGCAATGACTGCGCCAGCGTTACCGAACCCCTGCACCGCCACCGTTGTATTTTGAGGGGATCGATCGAGTTTGGGCAAAATGGTTTGAATGGTGAAAAAAGCGCCCATCGCGGTGGCTGTTTCGCGTCCCAAACTACCACCCATCGGAATTGGTTTTCCCGTGACAACACCTGGCGTGATTTGCCGATGAATAATGTTATATTGATCCATCATCCAACCCATGATCATAGAGTTGGTGTAGACATCCGGAGCCGGAATATCAATATTGGGTCCAATGAAATCGGCGATTGCATCAACATAGCCCCGGCTGAGTCGCTCTAGTTCAAACTTAGATAACTCTTTAGGATTAACAGTGATACCCCCTTTCGCTCCACCGAAGGGAATGTTGAGCGCTGCGCACTTAAACGTCATCCAAAAAGCGAGCGATTGCACTTCATCTAGCGTCACACTGGGGTGAAACCGCACA
This genomic interval carries:
- a CDS encoding Glu/Leu/Phe/Val family dehydrogenase, encoding MTDTLLSDANRRLEKALQYVSIHEDAAERLKHPKASLTVSIPVRMDNGSLRVFQGYRVRYDDSRGPTKGGVRFHPSVTLDEVQSLAFWMTFKCAALNIPFGGAKGGITVNPKELSKFELERLSRGYVDAIADFIGPNIDIPAPDVYTNSMIMGWMMDQYNIIHRQITPGVVTGKPIPMGGSLGRETATAMGAFFTIQTILPKLDRSPQNTTVAVQGFGNAGAVIAELLFRAGYKVVAVSDSQGAVYAQQGLDIPSIRKIKESIRGVQAVYCEGSVCSLVDHEVLTNAELLELDVDILIPAALENQITETNAGNIRARYIFEVANGPITSGADAILEAQGIQVFPDILVNAGGVTVSYFEWVQNRSGFYWSLEEVNHRLQEKMTEETERIWSIAQELNCSMRTAAYVHALKRLSGAIEAKGTRDDYLA